The proteins below come from a single Psychrobacter sp. PL19 genomic window:
- a CDS encoding type I restriction endonuclease subunit R: MTDTTYESVFQADIVSQMQVTGWQLGHASGYQAETALYEQDVLDFVQTTQPQEWEKFCRTYPIDSERHFIAALVKQLNKADEHSTDKASRTYGTLGVLRHGLKIRNARFSLCQFKPEHSLNPEIMARYESNICRVVPEVVYSPHVSLQDGEDSNGKVAKRNRIDVVLFVNGLPVVTMELKSEFKQSVQNAITQYKRTRLPKDPDTKKLEPLLTFKRGALVHFAVSQYEVYMTTRLAGNSTYFLPFNKGTAEGGAGNDTPTDSSRYATDYLWNEVLTPENLLSILGHFMHLQIEAEEDVIGRKSKKETMMFPRYHQWDVVTKLVNAAINEGAGQKYLIQHSAGSGKSNSIAWTAHQLSTLYNHQGDKQFHSVIVITDRTVLDDQLQDTIYQFEHADGVVGKINKKEGDGSKSEQLAAALVNAQPIIIVTIQTFPHVLKAIEDSSVLKSRRYAIIADEAHSSQTGSTARQLKEVLVSGDIESNQGNAIGNDAPLSSEDSLDAILDATLAARRSSENLSYYAFTATPKPKTIELFGRLPNSDLPASKDNLPAAYHVYSMRQAIEEGFILDVLKNYTNYKVVYQLKQKLAAADDEVDARRAKIKLNSWVRLHEHNIAQKVKIIIEHFHDNIKGLLGGQAKAMVVTGSRKEAVRYKLAFDNYITEHCYKGINAMVAFSGEVSFNDNDPDSGALIDHKFTEHNMNIGLKGRDLRKAFDSDDYQVMLVANKFQTGFDQPKLCAMYVDKKLTGVDCVQTLSRLNRTYKGKAESGTFVLDFFNDPEDILAAFQPYYETAALADVSDPDQVFDLYNKLDNSDIFTKNEVEQFVAAFYSKHKSNAAISNICKPAVDRWQKRYKLAREQAQYAKAMLERTKATGDVVLMTNAENDYKGFKLEQDELEIFKKDLGTFTRQYEFMSQIVDYDDKELEKLSLYARNLQPLLRESFDDEDDVDLSNIVMSHYRVSILHQQHLKLEESKSEYQLDTGGGGGTGKPKDQKEAFLSQIIERLNEVFAGEDFTENDMVNFQNTIWDKVTENEIVVKQFANNKNSPDQIMLGGYPDAAMDALFESQEAYEGMTMHLLSNPNQFKKFIRLMLDTKLGAEEMI, from the coding sequence ATGACCGACACTACTTACGAATCTGTCTTTCAAGCCGATATCGTCAGCCAAATGCAAGTAACTGGCTGGCAGTTGGGTCATGCCAGCGGCTATCAAGCAGAGACCGCGCTATATGAGCAAGATGTGCTGGACTTTGTGCAGACTACCCAGCCGCAGGAGTGGGAGAAGTTTTGTCGTACTTATCCTATCGACTCTGAGCGCCACTTTATTGCAGCATTGGTTAAGCAGCTGAATAAAGCGGATGAACACTCTACCGATAAAGCCTCACGCACCTATGGCACGCTTGGTGTATTGCGTCATGGTCTAAAGATTCGTAATGCTCGTTTCTCTCTCTGCCAGTTTAAGCCTGAGCACAGCCTTAACCCTGAGATCATGGCACGCTATGAGAGCAATATCTGCCGTGTTGTCCCTGAGGTGGTCTATAGCCCTCACGTCAGTCTTCAAGACGGCGAAGACAGTAATGGCAAGGTCGCTAAACGTAACCGTATTGATGTGGTGCTATTCGTCAATGGCTTGCCAGTAGTCACCATGGAGCTCAAATCTGAGTTTAAGCAATCCGTACAAAACGCTATTACTCAATATAAGCGTACACGCCTGCCAAAAGACCCAGATACCAAGAAACTTGAGCCACTGCTGACGTTTAAGCGTGGCGCACTGGTACATTTCGCTGTCAGTCAATATGAGGTCTATATGACCACTAGGCTGGCAGGTAATAGCACTTACTTCTTACCCTTTAATAAAGGCACAGCGGAGGGCGGTGCGGGCAATGACACGCCTACCGATAGCAGCCGCTATGCCACTGATTACCTATGGAATGAGGTATTAACGCCGGAGAACTTACTCTCGATCCTTGGGCATTTTATGCACTTGCAGATCGAAGCAGAAGAAGATGTCATCGGACGTAAGTCCAAAAAAGAAACTATGATGTTTCCGCGCTATCATCAGTGGGATGTGGTGACTAAGTTGGTCAATGCCGCCATTAATGAGGGCGCTGGTCAAAAGTATCTGATTCAGCATAGTGCAGGTTCAGGTAAGTCCAACTCTATCGCATGGACAGCGCATCAGCTATCAACCTTGTACAATCATCAAGGCGATAAGCAATTTCATTCAGTGATCGTCATTACTGACCGTACTGTGCTCGATGACCAGCTTCAAGATACCATCTATCAGTTTGAACATGCTGATGGGGTGGTTGGCAAGATCAATAAAAAAGAAGGTGACGGCTCTAAGTCTGAGCAGCTTGCCGCCGCATTGGTGAACGCGCAACCGATCATTATCGTGACCATTCAAACCTTTCCTCATGTTCTAAAAGCCATTGAAGACTCTAGTGTTTTAAAGTCGCGCCGTTATGCCATTATCGCCGATGAGGCGCATTCATCGCAGACAGGCTCTACCGCACGCCAGCTAAAAGAAGTATTGGTCTCTGGTGATATAGAGAGTAATCAAGGCAATGCTATTGGTAATGACGCGCCGTTATCTAGTGAAGACAGTCTTGATGCTATATTGGATGCCACGCTTGCCGCGCGCCGTAGCAGTGAAAACCTAAGTTACTATGCCTTTACTGCCACGCCTAAGCCGAAGACTATTGAGCTATTTGGGCGTTTGCCTAATTCTGACTTGCCAGCATCGAAAGATAACTTGCCAGCCGCTTATCACGTTTACTCAATGCGCCAAGCGATTGAAGAGGGCTTTATCTTAGATGTCCTCAAGAACTACACCAACTATAAAGTGGTCTATCAGCTCAAGCAAAAGCTGGCCGCAGCCGATGATGAAGTGGATGCTCGCCGCGCTAAGATTAAGCTGAATAGCTGGGTGCGCCTACATGAGCATAATATCGCGCAAAAGGTCAAAATCATTATTGAACACTTTCACGATAACATCAAAGGTTTATTAGGCGGACAAGCCAAAGCCATGGTTGTGACTGGTTCACGTAAAGAAGCCGTACGCTATAAGCTGGCGTTTGATAATTATATTACTGAGCACTGCTACAAAGGCATCAATGCGATGGTAGCGTTCTCAGGTGAGGTCAGCTTTAACGACAATGACCCTGACAGTGGCGCGTTGATCGACCATAAGTTCACTGAGCATAATATGAATATCGGGCTAAAAGGCCGCGATCTACGTAAAGCCTTTGATAGTGATGACTATCAAGTGATGCTAGTGGCTAACAAGTTTCAGACGGGCTTTGATCAGCCGAAACTGTGCGCCATGTATGTTGATAAGAAGCTGACAGGCGTGGACTGCGTACAGACCTTATCACGGCTTAACCGCACCTATAAAGGTAAGGCGGAGAGCGGCACCTTCGTGCTCGACTTCTTTAATGATCCTGAAGATATTTTGGCAGCATTCCAGCCGTATTATGAGACTGCAGCCTTAGCGGATGTGTCTGACCCAGATCAAGTGTTTGATCTTTATAACAAACTCGATAACAGTGATATCTTCACTAAGAACGAAGTTGAGCAGTTCGTTGCGGCTTTTTATAGTAAGCACAAGTCCAATGCCGCCATTAGTAATATCTGCAAGCCAGCGGTCGATCGTTGGCAGAAGCGCTATAAGCTGGCACGTGAGCAAGCACAATATGCTAAGGCAATGCTTGAGCGTACCAAAGCGACTGGTGATGTAGTACTGATGACCAATGCTGAAAACGACTATAAAGGCTTCAAACTTGAGCAAGATGAGCTGGAAATCTTTAAAAAGGATTTAGGTACATTCACACGCCAGTATGAGTTTATGTCGCAAATTGTTGACTATGACGATAAAGAATTAGAGAAGCTTAGCCTATACGCGCGTAATCTACAGCCACTACTGCGTGAAAGCTTTGATGATGAAGATGATGTCGATCTAAGTAACATCGTCATGAGTCATTACCGTGTCTCAATTCTGCATCAGCAACACCTAAAGCTAGAAGAAAGTAAAAGTGAGTATCAACTGGATACTGGTGGCGGCGGTGGTACAGGGAAACCAAAGGATCAAAAAGAAGCGTTTTTATCGCAGATTATTGAGCGGTTGAATGAAGTGTTTGCAGGCGAAGACTTTACCGAAAATGACATGGTCAATTTTCAAAATACTATTTGGGATAAGGTCACTGAAAATGAGATCGTCGTAAAGCAGTTCGCTAATAATAAGAACAGTCCTGATCAAATTATGTTAGGTGGTTATCCTGATGCTGCCATGGACGCGCTGTTTGAAAGCCAAGAGGCTTATGAAGGTATGACCATGCATCTATTATCTAATCCTAATCAGTTTAAGAAGTTCATTAGACTAATGCTTGATACTAAGCTAGGTGCTGAGGAAATGATATAA
- a CDS encoding restriction endonuclease subunit S, with product MAELVTKYRQYAEYKDSGVLVLGFIPNQWITSKLAYTFLKANAGEVIDKTYWGNGKETLYTCNKTPLLSDYIGFPEEKRTTKNDLLLTRNGTPYVHKPVENSIYSNVVQRITLSSDFDRNYLSYCLGNSALSLKGYGVSIESFNFETWKSMQFAVPSMKEQKKIVDFLDHETIQIDTLIEKQQTLIQLLKEKRQAVISHAVTKGLNPDVPMKDSGVEWLGDVPEHWQIVPVKHISKIRYGIGEPPKYQEEGIPLIRATNIRSGKISEAGLVFVNSDDIPENRIVWLDKGDIIVVRSGAGTGDSSIIPSKYKGSIAGFDMVVRATGCLPEFLGYVLLSNYVRNSQFDLEKTRAAQPHLNAEELGDSFIILPKDKEQKLIVEYIDREILKFDKLVTNAQSAVQLMQERRTALISSAVTGKIDVRSWEAPDNI from the coding sequence ATGGCTGAATTGGTGACGAAGTATCGGCAGTACGCAGAATATAAAGATTCTGGGGTTTTGGTCTTAGGTTTCATACCTAATCAATGGATAACTAGTAAACTTGCCTATACTTTTTTAAAAGCTAATGCAGGTGAAGTTATTGATAAAACTTATTGGGGAAACGGTAAAGAGACTTTATACACTTGCAATAAAACACCGTTATTATCAGATTATATTGGATTCCCTGAAGAAAAACGTACAACAAAAAATGATTTGCTTTTAACTAGAAATGGAACTCCGTACGTTCACAAACCTGTTGAAAATTCGATATATTCTAATGTTGTTCAACGTATAACTTTGAGCTCTGATTTTGACAGGAACTATTTATCCTATTGCTTAGGAAACTCAGCATTGAGTCTTAAAGGTTACGGTGTTTCTATAGAGAGTTTTAACTTTGAAACTTGGAAATCAATGCAGTTTGCTGTCCCTTCAATGAAAGAACAAAAGAAAATCGTTGATTTTCTCGACCATGAAACTATCCAAATCGATACGCTAATCGAAAAACAGCAAACCCTTATCCAACTGTTAAAAGAGAAGCGCCAAGCGGTTATCAGTCATGCGGTGACTAAAGGCTTAAACCCTGATGTACCGATGAAAGATTCTGGGGTGGAGTGGTTGGGGGATGTGCCGGAGCATTGGCAAATTGTACCAGTAAAACACATATCAAAAATACGATATGGAATAGGTGAACCCCCTAAATATCAAGAAGAAGGAATTCCGTTGATACGAGCTACAAATATTCGTTCAGGCAAGATTTCGGAAGCTGGTTTAGTTTTTGTTAACTCAGACGATATTCCTGAAAATAGAATCGTTTGGTTGGATAAAGGCGACATCATTGTTGTTAGAAGTGGTGCAGGTACTGGAGATTCATCAATTATTCCAAGCAAGTACAAAGGTAGTATCGCAGGCTTTGATATGGTTGTTAGGGCTACAGGCTGTCTACCTGAATTTTTAGGGTATGTTTTGTTAAGCAACTATGTGAGGAATAGTCAGTTTGACCTTGAAAAGACACGTGCAGCACAGCCTCATCTTAATGCTGAAGAGCTAGGAGATAGTTTTATTATTTTGCCTAAAGATAAAGAGCAGAAGCTAATAGTCGAGTATATAGATCGAGAGATTTTAAAGTTTGATAAGCTAGTTACTAATGCGCAGTCAGCCGTTCAACTCATGCAAGAACGCCGCACTGCTTTAATATCTTCCGCTGTCACTGGCAAGATTGATGTTCGTAGCTGGGAAGCGCCTGACAATATCTAA
- a CDS encoding type I restriction-modification system subunit M: MTKNFSQTAAFIWSVADLLRGDFKQSQYGRVILPFTLLRRLECVLENTKADVVAESQRIAGMDLPEEAQEQFIIRASKHAFYNISPMDLSKMGQSDIKDNLNTYIQSFSKDAREIFEHFKFEEFVGQLADANLLYKVVQKFANTDLSPENISNHEMGFVFEELIRRFAESSNETAGEHFTPRDIVRLTTSLVFMEDDDALTKDGIIRTIYDPTAGTGGFLSSGMEYVLELNPDAVMRTYGQELNPESYAICKADMLIKGQEVDNIKLGNTLSSDQLVAEKFNYMLSNPPFGVDWKKISGEINDEHQQKGFDGRFGAGLPRVSDGSLLFLMHLLSKMRSITGSSQDDNQDSNAKDQNNGSRIGIILNGSPLFTGGAGSGESEIRRYILEADLLEAIIALPNDMFYNTGIATYVWILSNKKTLERRGKVQLIDGSNLYSKMRKSLGSKRNEMSEDDIKTITRSFGDFEVVDARVLDKPEEVKSNRGRQSANPKAEPAKTFASKIFATHEFGYRRLTIERPLRLSAQLSDSAIDSLRYAAKPFDIVMPALYEAFGSDWTTDDNTDANTSNYGDLSAVTVDARAMIKADFSELKERQVKDVLDAKLWQDQLEILNKAKSLQAAIGARQFDDFNEFEKVFKQALKDADVNLDTKEKKQLLDAITWKNPNAEPVIKKSVKAANPLYGAFSYTDPASKTKIVEFQTDSDLRDYENVPLNPDVTTTELIEAYFAREVQPHVPDAWINSDKIDAIDEEIGIVGFEIPFNRHFYVYEPPRALADIDTDLDKVSSEIMQLLGEVHS; this comes from the coding sequence ATGACCAAAAACTTTTCTCAAACAGCTGCTTTTATCTGGTCAGTTGCTGACCTATTACGTGGTGATTTTAAACAATCACAATATGGGCGAGTGATACTGCCATTTACGCTATTGCGCCGTTTAGAGTGCGTGTTAGAAAATACTAAGGCAGATGTGGTCGCTGAGAGTCAGCGTATCGCTGGCATGGATTTGCCTGAGGAGGCGCAAGAGCAGTTCATTATTCGTGCCAGCAAGCATGCGTTCTATAATATCTCGCCTATGGACCTGAGTAAGATGGGTCAAAGCGATATTAAAGACAACTTGAACACTTATATTCAATCCTTCTCTAAAGACGCACGTGAAATATTCGAGCATTTTAAGTTTGAAGAGTTTGTCGGTCAGCTAGCAGACGCCAATTTACTTTATAAAGTGGTACAAAAATTCGCCAATACTGATCTTAGCCCTGAAAATATTTCTAATCATGAAATGGGCTTTGTGTTCGAAGAGCTGATCCGCCGATTTGCGGAGAGTTCTAACGAAACCGCAGGAGAGCACTTTACCCCACGTGATATCGTGCGCCTGACCACTTCCTTAGTATTTATGGAAGATGATGATGCACTGACCAAAGACGGCATTATTCGCACCATATATGACCCCACAGCAGGGACGGGCGGCTTCTTATCTTCTGGTATGGAGTATGTGCTTGAGCTAAACCCTGACGCTGTGATGCGTACCTATGGTCAAGAGCTAAACCCTGAGTCTTACGCCATCTGTAAAGCCGATATGCTGATCAAAGGGCAAGAGGTGGATAACATTAAGCTGGGTAACACCTTGTCTAGTGATCAGCTGGTCGCTGAGAAGTTTAACTACATGCTGTCTAATCCACCGTTTGGGGTAGATTGGAAAAAGATATCAGGTGAGATTAATGATGAACACCAGCAAAAAGGCTTTGATGGCCGCTTTGGTGCTGGCTTGCCGCGCGTATCAGATGGCTCGCTATTATTCCTCATGCACTTGCTCAGTAAGATGCGTTCTATCACTGGTAGCAGCCAAGATGACAATCAAGACAGTAATGCTAAAGACCAAAACAACGGCAGCCGTATCGGTATTATCTTAAACGGCTCACCGCTATTCACAGGCGGCGCAGGTAGTGGCGAAAGTGAGATTCGCCGTTATATCCTTGAGGCAGACTTGCTTGAAGCAATCATCGCCTTACCGAACGATATGTTCTATAACACGGGTATTGCTACCTATGTCTGGATATTAAGTAATAAGAAAACGCTTGAACGTCGCGGCAAGGTACAGCTGATTGACGGTAGTAATCTATACAGCAAGATGCGTAAGTCGCTGGGCTCTAAGCGTAATGAGATGAGCGAAGACGATATCAAGACCATTACCCGCAGCTTTGGTGACTTTGAAGTGGTTGATGCACGGGTACTTGATAAGCCAGAAGAGGTTAAATCTAACCGTGGTCGTCAATCGGCAAACCCTAAAGCGGAACCTGCTAAGACTTTTGCCAGTAAGATATTTGCCACCCATGAGTTTGGCTATCGCCGTCTAACGATTGAGCGTCCGTTACGTTTATCTGCTCAGCTATCTGATAGTGCTATCGATAGCCTACGTTATGCAGCTAAGCCATTTGATATCGTCATGCCAGCGTTGTATGAAGCGTTTGGTAGTGATTGGACGACTGACGATAATACCGATGCTAATACTAGCAATTACGGCGACTTATCAGCGGTCACGGTAGATGCACGCGCAATGATCAAGGCAGACTTTAGCGAGCTTAAAGAACGCCAAGTCAAAGACGTACTCGATGCCAAGCTATGGCAGGATCAGCTTGAGATACTGAACAAAGCCAAGTCTTTGCAAGCGGCTATAGGCGCGCGCCAATTCGATGATTTCAATGAGTTTGAAAAAGTGTTTAAACAAGCGTTAAAAGACGCTGATGTCAATCTTGATACGAAAGAGAAAAAGCAGCTGCTAGATGCTATCACTTGGAAAAACCCCAATGCTGAGCCAGTGATTAAAAAATCAGTGAAAGCTGCCAATCCGCTCTATGGTGCGTTTAGCTACACTGACCCTGCGAGCAAGACTAAAATTGTAGAGTTCCAAACAGACAGTGATCTACGCGATTATGAAAACGTACCGCTCAATCCTGATGTAACGACCACTGAGTTAATTGAAGCTTACTTCGCCCGTGAGGTACAGCCGCATGTGCCTGATGCGTGGATAAATAGCGATAAAATAGATGCCATTGATGAAGAGATCGGCATCGTTGGCTTTGAGATACCGTTTAACCGTCACTTCTATGTCTATGAGCCACCGCGCGCGCTGGCGGACATCGATACAGATTTGGATAAGGTTAGCTCAGAGATTATGCAGTTATTGGGTGAGGTGCATTCGTAA
- a CDS encoding M14 family metallopeptidase yields the protein MHITANFDAGNIEVINLEDKKDIQLAIRLDFGGEFFQWFNFRLAGQVGEQYILNILNAGEASFPAGWEDYQAVASYDRQHWFRLPTSYKDGKLTIVADMECDSIQIAYFAPYSYERHQDLLAAVQMHPLVTLEHLGETFDKRDLTVVKIGDSDSNSNANKRNIWITARQHPGETMAEWLVEGLMDSLLDSDNATSKLLLEKANFYIVPNMNPDGSVRGHLRTNALGINLNREWLNPSLEKSPEVFHVINKMEETGVDLFYDVHGDEALPFVFLAGSEGAPSYNDRLAGLRNRFSEVLKLASADFQSEIGYGIGAPGEANMTLATHWVAERFDCLANTLEMPFKDNDNVPDSAMGWSPERSAKLGEASLIAMLAVVDTLR from the coding sequence ATGCATATCACTGCTAATTTTGATGCGGGTAATATTGAGGTTATTAATTTAGAGGATAAAAAAGATATCCAATTGGCTATTCGTCTGGACTTTGGGGGAGAGTTTTTCCAGTGGTTTAACTTTCGTTTAGCAGGTCAGGTTGGAGAGCAGTATATTCTTAATATTCTTAATGCAGGCGAAGCGTCATTTCCTGCAGGGTGGGAAGATTACCAAGCGGTTGCTTCGTACGATCGTCAGCATTGGTTTCGTCTGCCAACTTCTTATAAAGACGGAAAGTTAACCATAGTGGCAGATATGGAGTGTGACAGCATTCAAATTGCTTATTTTGCTCCTTACAGTTACGAGCGTCATCAAGATTTATTAGCAGCCGTACAAATGCACCCGTTAGTGACTTTAGAGCATTTAGGTGAAACCTTTGATAAGCGCGACTTAACGGTAGTCAAAATTGGTGATAGTGATAGCAATAGTAATGCGAATAAACGCAACATTTGGATTACTGCGCGTCAGCATCCAGGTGAAACGATGGCTGAATGGTTGGTCGAAGGTTTAATGGACAGCTTGTTAGACAGTGATAATGCCACTAGCAAGTTGTTATTAGAAAAAGCTAACTTCTATATTGTGCCTAATATGAACCCCGACGGTAGTGTGCGTGGACATTTACGTACTAATGCATTAGGTATTAACTTAAACCGTGAATGGTTAAACCCAAGTTTAGAAAAAAGCCCTGAAGTATTTCATGTGATCAATAAAATGGAAGAGACCGGTGTGGATCTATTTTATGATGTGCACGGCGATGAAGCATTACCTTTTGTGTTCCTTGCCGGCTCTGAAGGTGCGCCCAGCTATAACGACCGCCTCGCGGGTCTCCGCAATAGATTTTCAGAAGTGTTGAAATTAGCCAGTGCCGACTTTCAGTCTGAAATTGGTTATGGCATTGGTGCGCCGGGTGAAGCGAATATGACTCTCGCAACTCACTGGGTGGCTGAACGTTTTGATTGCCTTGCAAATACTTTAGAGATGCCCTTTAAAGATAACGATAATGTACCCGACTCAGCTATGGGTTGGTCACCAGAGCGTTCTGCTAAATTAGGGGAAGCATCGTTAATTGCCATGTTGGCGGTCGTTGACACCTTACGTTAA
- a CDS encoding NAD(P)/FAD-dependent oxidoreductase, giving the protein MTYQKVDNELSASQEVTNWLQDFDQSLRTKNIDKVVEYFETEGYWRDLVSFTWNIKTLEGQDEIKKMLSHTLETTEPYDWQLDEQAVENDGVIEAWITFNTKVAKGYGHLRLRNGKAWTLLTTMVELKDFPEKRKKLRPKGAEHGVNPNRLTWLEEREFEEKNLGYSDQPYCLVIGGGQGGIGLGARLRQLEVPTIIIDKQPKPGDTWRNRYKSLCLHDPVWYDHMPYLPFPENWPVFTPKDKVADWLEMYTKLMELNYWGSTECISAAFDEELQQWNVEVDRAGERLTMHPKQLVIATGMSGLPNTPEIPGREDFAGEQHHSSQHPGGEAYQGKKCVVLGANNSAHDICAALWENGADVTMIQRSSTHIIKSDTLMDEVLGGLYSEEAVEKGITTYKADLTFGSIPFKVMPQFHEPVYRKVAELDADFYQKLTDAGFMLDFGEDHTGLFMKYLRRGSGYYIDVGASELVAEGKIKLKPQVGIDHIKSHSVVLTDGTELEADLIVYATGYGSMNGWAAKIISQEVADKVGKCWGMGSDTAKDPGPWEGELRNMWKPTQQQALWFHGGNLHQSRHYSQYLSLQLKARMEGIETPIYGLQEVHHLE; this is encoded by the coding sequence ATGACTTATCAAAAAGTAGATAATGAGCTGTCCGCAAGCCAAGAAGTAACCAACTGGCTGCAGGATTTTGATCAATCATTGCGTACAAAAAATATAGACAAGGTAGTTGAATATTTCGAAACCGAAGGATACTGGCGTGATTTAGTTTCCTTTACCTGGAATATAAAAACGCTAGAGGGGCAAGATGAAATTAAAAAAATGCTTTCGCATACCTTAGAGACTACTGAACCGTATGACTGGCAGCTTGATGAACAAGCGGTAGAAAATGATGGGGTCATAGAAGCTTGGATAACTTTTAACACCAAGGTGGCGAAAGGCTACGGTCACTTACGTCTGCGTAATGGCAAAGCTTGGACATTATTAACCACCATGGTTGAGCTCAAAGATTTTCCTGAAAAGCGTAAAAAATTACGCCCAAAAGGTGCTGAACATGGTGTTAACCCTAATCGTTTAACCTGGTTGGAAGAACGTGAATTTGAGGAAAAAAATCTGGGTTATAGCGATCAGCCTTATTGCTTAGTTATTGGTGGTGGCCAAGGTGGTATAGGTCTAGGCGCTCGTTTACGACAACTTGAAGTTCCGACGATTATCATTGATAAGCAACCAAAGCCAGGTGACACTTGGCGTAACCGTTATAAGTCATTATGTTTGCATGATCCTGTGTGGTACGACCATATGCCGTATCTTCCTTTTCCTGAAAACTGGCCAGTATTTACCCCAAAAGATAAGGTTGCTGATTGGTTAGAGATGTACACTAAGCTTATGGAGTTAAACTATTGGGGATCAACTGAATGCATCAGCGCGGCTTTTGATGAAGAGTTACAGCAATGGAATGTCGAGGTTGATAGAGCAGGTGAACGTTTAACAATGCATCCTAAACAGTTGGTGATAGCTACAGGTATGTCCGGATTACCAAACACTCCTGAAATTCCTGGTAGGGAAGATTTTGCCGGAGAGCAGCATCACTCAAGCCAACACCCAGGTGGTGAGGCTTATCAAGGGAAAAAATGTGTGGTACTGGGTGCTAATAACTCAGCACATGATATCTGTGCTGCCCTTTGGGAAAATGGCGCAGACGTCACTATGATACAACGCTCATCAACGCATATTATTAAGTCAGATACCTTGATGGATGAGGTACTAGGTGGTTTGTATTCAGAAGAAGCGGTTGAAAAAGGAATTACCACCTATAAGGCGGATCTGACTTTCGGGTCTATTCCTTTTAAAGTTATGCCGCAGTTTCATGAGCCTGTTTACCGTAAAGTGGCGGAGTTAGATGCTGATTTCTATCAGAAACTAACCGATGCAGGCTTTATGCTCGACTTTGGTGAAGATCATACCGGTCTCTTTATGAAATATTTACGTCGAGGTTCTGGTTATTATATCGATGTCGGTGCTTCTGAACTGGTAGCAGAAGGGAAAATAAAGCTTAAACCCCAAGTAGGTATTGATCATATTAAATCTCATTCAGTGGTGCTAACTGATGGCACAGAACTAGAAGCTGATCTAATTGTGTATGCCACTGGATATGGCTCCATGAATGGTTGGGCTGCAAAAATAATTTCACAAGAAGTAGCCGATAAAGTCGGTAAATGTTGGGGTATGGGTTCAGATACAGCCAAAGACCCAGGCCCTTGGGAAGGTGAGTTAAGAAATATGTGGAAACCAACCCAGCAACAGGCATTATGGTTTCATGGCGGCAACTTGCATCAGTCGCGACATTATTCACAATACTTGTCACTGCAGCTTAAAGCCAGAATGGAGGGTATAGAGACCCCTATTTACGGTTTGCAAGAAGTTCATCACTTAGAATAA